One genomic window of Caldivirga maquilingensis IC-167 includes the following:
- a CDS encoding HAD family hydrolase, translating to MNNVLLAVDYHYTLASKVTQPNVSGDWVNEFTVKDHVVNAIDKFINAGNEFAIVTSGARRHVESIIGRIRGAYFALENGLVILTPSGLRINTAPTNWLSIVASIKRELMENGVKYSEGEVSLFTSESELVRSIAAKYNVKVEPNRGTLALMPSGIDKGYAIRMLRRLIKPSAVVAIGDGENDAPMLKMADVAVAVDNALPEIKSIAHYVTKGVDGDGVVEVIELILSCNGELVKCLTPVG from the coding sequence ATGAATAATGTTTTACTCGCGGTGGATTACCACTACACATTAGCGAGCAAGGTGACTCAGCCTAATGTATCCGGTGATTGGGTTAATGAATTCACTGTTAAGGATCATGTTGTAAATGCTATTGATAAATTCATTAATGCTGGTAATGAATTCGCCATTGTAACCAGTGGGGCGCGTCGGCATGTTGAATCCATAATTGGGAGAATTAGAGGTGCCTACTTCGCCCTTGAGAATGGACTAGTAATACTCACCCCCAGTGGTTTAAGGATTAATACTGCACCCACCAATTGGTTAAGTATAGTTGCTAGTATTAAGAGGGAGTTGATGGAGAATGGTGTTAAGTATAGTGAGGGTGAGGTAAGCCTCTTCACGTCTGAGAGTGAATTAGTACGAAGTATTGCTGCTAAGTATAATGTTAAGGTTGAGCCGAATAGGGGGACCTTGGCGTTAATGCCCAGTGGCATTGATAAGGGTTATGCAATTAGGATGCTTAGGAGGCTGATTAAGCCAAGTGCAGTGGTGGCTATTGGTGATGGGGAGAATGATGCACCAATGCTTAAGATGGCTGATGTAGCGGTGGCTGTTGATAATGCATTACCTGAGATTAAGAGTATTGCGCATTACGTGACTAAGGGTGTTGATGGTGATGGCGTGGTGGAGGTTATTGAATTAATTTTATCATGTAACGGGGAGCTGGTTAAATGCCTTACCCCTGTTGGTTAA
- a CDS encoding fumarylacetoacetate hydrolase family protein produces MRIFRLTNGESTFQYAVVDGKVFELGVDPVKALISYANGKVIGLGAEVNIDVNQLLSRDYRSSGLRFTKPYDPPEVWGSGISYEVSRRRYSEEGEVARIGELTIYERVYDAERPEIFFKATANRCVGHGEPIAVRGDSEWTLPEPELGVVITSSGKVIGYTIIDDVSARDIEAENPLYLPQSKVYNGCCAFGPFVVTPDEVKNPYSLQIRLRIIRSGKAIYEGEVSTERMRRRIDEQIKYLIRNNTVPDGTILMTGTGILPGRDAALRDGDVVEISISGVGTLTTPVIKLKVE; encoded by the coding sequence ATGAGGATATTCAGGTTAACTAACGGGGAGTCAACGTTCCAATACGCTGTGGTGGATGGTAAGGTGTTTGAACTCGGTGTTGATCCTGTAAAGGCCCTTATTAGCTATGCCAATGGTAAGGTAATAGGTCTTGGAGCTGAGGTTAATATTGATGTTAATCAATTACTGAGTAGGGACTATAGGAGTAGTGGTTTAAGGTTCACTAAGCCCTATGACCCACCTGAGGTTTGGGGAAGTGGGATTAGTTATGAAGTTTCAAGGAGGAGGTACTCTGAGGAGGGTGAGGTGGCTAGGATTGGTGAATTAACTATTTATGAGAGGGTTTATGATGCTGAGAGGCCTGAAATATTCTTTAAGGCAACAGCCAATAGGTGTGTTGGGCATGGTGAACCAATAGCTGTTAGAGGCGACTCAGAGTGGACGCTCCCTGAGCCTGAATTAGGTGTTGTGATAACAAGCAGTGGTAAGGTAATTGGGTACACTATTATTGATGATGTGTCGGCAAGGGATATTGAGGCTGAGAACCCGCTCTACCTGCCTCAATCAAAGGTCTACAATGGCTGCTGTGCCTTCGGTCCATTCGTGGTTACGCCTGATGAGGTTAAGAACCCATATTCGCTTCAAATTAGGCTAAGGATAATTAGGAGTGGTAAAGCCATTTACGAGGGGGAGGTGAGCACTGAGCGTATGAGGAGGAGGATTGATGAACAGATTAAGTACCTTATAAGGAATAACACCGTGCCTGATGGTACAATCCTAATGACCGGCACCGGGATACTGCCTGGTAGGGATGCTGCATTAAGGGATGGTGATGTTGTTGAAATCAGTATTAGTGGGGTAGGTACGTTAACGACGCCTGTTATTAAGCTTAAGGTTGAGTAA
- a CDS encoding PIN domain-containing protein, with protein MGVSVVVFDTSALLLAVTERVDVISNVKETVEDLIIPVVTVSVIRELWLLSKRGGRRGRAASLVLDNIVPRYFSMAALNGKADDDVLSLAKETGGFLVTCDSELRRRAEGSGVPVIYYRRALRRFTI; from the coding sequence GTGGGTGTTAGCGTAGTAGTCTTTGATACCAGTGCCCTACTCTTAGCTGTAACGGAGAGGGTTGATGTTATTAGTAATGTTAAGGAAACTGTTGAAGACTTAATAATACCTGTGGTGACTGTTAGTGTTATTAGGGAATTATGGCTACTGTCTAAGAGAGGGGGAAGGAGAGGGAGGGCAGCCTCACTGGTGCTTGATAATATAGTACCCCGTTACTTCTCAATGGCTGCATTAAACGGTAAGGCTGATGACGACGTATTGAGTTTAGCCAAGGAAACAGGTGGATTCCTGGTGACTTGTGATTCTGAGCTTAGAAGGAGGGCTGAGGGCAGTGGGGTTCCTGTAATATACTATAGGAGGGCTTTAAGGAGGTTCACTATTTAA